One part of the Helicobacter cetorum MIT 99-5656 genome encodes these proteins:
- a CDS encoding outer membrane protein → MKKTFLLSLSLISCLSLANAEDNGFFVSVGYQIGQATQIAKNTGELQKLNDSYKDLQNNLFQLQELNRAVADGSDQNKIQSAITSLQAFSNNNFTGTTYSPAYQGVNLALRMAIMAWTIFLGNGNLGWKMQSTYKQTGQEINQLAKQIIEGFNKITTLNTDNRPANQDIKGETLAEVREVKNANHSTLTTTPQGLLTLAKQMMDKFASMDIYVVGDGKRYTGQTQNTLIKQNPVLLKTQAALKNAQSLINATYNLNTTQNNLQQKQSGEGANTSEFNQKFQQAAKEQQQVLSLAQSIVDDYKAMPQGAQDAFKDCTKILNTKQDITGSEKFSICANPAESATATQASINYYGNQPNSNLQLANDVINLANNKTALKNTFASTQSLGARLDLNPNSKLALQNIVYSTNNPNAPTIDRVDYHINPIQQSNLTNALAAMSANPFRNIGVIKSQGNSGVMNGIGVQLGYKQFFGATKRMGARYYGFFDYNHTYIKSDFFNSASNVLTYGVGSDFLYNFINDKEMKKNRLSFGGFAGIALAGTSWLNSDKAVLLNTPEFNASNTPYKASVSASNFQFLFNFGLRMNLADNSKKNEHAIQHGIELGIKIPTINTSYYSFLGAKLEYRRLYSVYLNYVFAY, encoded by the coding sequence ATGAAAAAGACCTTTTTACTCTCTCTCTCTCTCATTTCATGTTTATCATTAGCTAACGCTGAGGATAACGGCTTTTTTGTGAGCGTAGGCTATCAAATCGGTCAAGCCACTCAGATTGCTAAAAACACTGGCGAATTACAAAAACTCAATGATAGCTATAAGGATTTACAAAACAATTTGTTCCAATTGCAAGAACTTAATCGTGCCGTAGCTGATGGAAGCGACCAAAATAAGATTCAAAGCGCCATCACTTCTTTGCAAGCTTTTTCAAACAATAATTTTACAGGAACGACTTATTCCCCAGCCTATCAAGGCGTAAACTTAGCTCTTAGAATGGCTATCATGGCATGGACAATCTTTTTAGGGAATGGTAATTTGGGTTGGAAAATGCAATCCACATATAAACAAACAGGTCAAGAAATCAATCAACTTGCCAAACAAATCATAGAAGGGTTTAATAAAATCACTACTTTAAATACAGATAATAGACCAGCAAACCAAGACATAAAAGGTGAGACCCTAGCAGAAGTAAGGGAGGTAAAGAATGCTAATCATTCTACTCTCACAACCACCCCACAAGGCTTGCTAACGCTCGCTAAACAGATGATGGATAAATTCGCTTCTATGGATATTTATGTTGTAGGCGATGGAAAAAGATATACAGGACAAACTCAAAATACCTTAATCAAACAAAATCCTGTGCTTTTAAAAACTCAAGCCGCCCTTAAAAACGCTCAAAGCCTAATCAATGCTACTTATAACCTTAACACCACACAAAACAATTTACAGCAAAAGCAAAGCGGAGAAGGGGCTAACACAAGCGAATTTAACCAAAAATTCCAACAAGCCGCTAAAGAGCAACAACAAGTCTTAAGTCTTGCTCAATCTATTGTAGATGATTATAAGGCTATGCCACAAGGGGCTCAAGATGCTTTTAAAGATTGCACCAAAATTCTAAATACCAAACAAGATATTACAGGGTCAGAAAAATTCAGTATCTGTGCCAACCCTGCCGAATCTGCTACGGCTACACAAGCAAGTATCAACTACTATGGCAATCAGCCTAACTCTAATTTACAGCTCGCTAATGATGTCATCAATCTGGCTAATAACAAAACAGCCCTAAAAAACACTTTCGCTAGCACACAATCTTTAGGGGCTAGACTGGATTTAAATCCTAATAGCAAGCTCGCTTTACAAAACATTGTCTATTCTACAAATAACCCCAATGCCCCAACCATTGATAGAGTGGATTATCATATTAACCCCATACAGCAATCCAACCTAACTAACGCTCTAGCGGCAATGAGTGCTAACCCCTTTAGAAATATAGGCGTTATCAAATCTCAAGGTAATAGCGGTGTGATGAATGGTATAGGTGTCCAACTAGGTTATAAACAATTCTTTGGAGCAACAAAGAGAATGGGAGCTAGGTATTATGGTTTCTTTGATTATAACCACACCTATATTAAATCAGATTTCTTTAACTCTGCTTCTAATGTCTTAACTTATGGGGTGGGTTCAGACTTCTTGTATAACTTTATCAATGATAAAGAAATGAAAAAAAATAGACTCTCTTTTGGGGGCTTTGCTGGAATTGCTTTAGCAGGAACTTCATGGCTTAATAGCGATAAGGCTGTTCTTTTAAACACGCCTGAGTTTAACGCATCTAACACGCCTTATAAAGCGAGTGTGAGTGCATCTAATTTCCAATTCTTATTTAACTTTGGATTAAGAATGAATTTAGCAGATAATTCTAAAAAGAATGAACATGCTATCCAACATGGTATTGAACTAGGCATTAAGATTCCTACTATCAATACCAGCTACTATTCTTTCTTAGGAGCTAAACTAGAATACAGAAGGCTCTATAGCGTCTATTTGAACTATGTGTTTGCATATTAA
- a CDS encoding N-6 DNA methylase, with product MCVKMLNPNEQESMIDTASGSCGFPIHTIFFVWKKILEAKGIEQSHLFTAEKKPIECEDFVKEKVFAIDFDEKAVRVSRALNLIAGDGQTNVLHLNTLDYERWSENYHNPTWIDAYNDGWKNIRKFLKNQKSEIIKDKSVYDCRDFSFDILMANPPFAGDIKESRILAKYELSLKSNNKGKVTNASKMGRDILFIERNLSFLKAGGRMAIVLPQGRFNNSSDRALRDFISKHARILAVIGLHQNVFKPHTGTKTSVLFLQKWHETLCPYKEDYNIFFATMQEPSKDNSGDKIYETFPCVHYFKDNKTHKYHLNDFLKEFQSVENAPCFYQKSKNEETTCISIEEYNALSTEDKKPYLKKQAIFNPVEPLLDTHGHLIVKHDLFNHDGLTKDGIAEAFLAFAKNEGLSFAPKQQPLKSLNDFLGGNLEISVLNLSAVLKDNNSFRFDSEYFKREYLENLKKLLSTPHTILNHHISHMSGGATPLGANYHKQGIPFLRVQNIMENYFSLTDIVYIDTEQENELKRSRLKHKDVLFTITGSYGKSAVVPLELENANINQHSVKITLKESLNPYFLATFLNSKFGKLQTDKNIIGVTRPALDYSVIKKFIIPTFSSLFETKIQDLVKQSEVFNQQSKNAYKLALDLLLKELDCKDFKPSENNISIKSFKESFRSSGRLDAEYYLEKYEQYEKLVYSYCNGAKILSEICDYKDPTDTPKKGVSYKYIELSNIGNCGDILGHTLDLGENLPSRAKIQVDTNEVIVSSIEGSLSSCALITPSYNKAFCSNGFHVIKSSVINSETLLVLFKSVLFQNLLRQNCSGTILTAISKENFKNLPIPLIDKNTQQQIATHVAKSFTLKEKAQNSLDLAKRSVEIAIERSEQHALEFLRKSLED from the coding sequence ATGTGCGTAAAAATGCTTAATCCTAACGAACAAGAGAGCATGATAGACACCGCAAGCGGCAGCTGTGGCTTTCCTATACACACCATTTTTTTCGTATGGAAAAAGATTTTAGAAGCTAAGGGCATAGAACAAAGCCACCTTTTTACCGCTGAGAAAAAGCCCATAGAATGCGAAGATTTTGTTAAAGAAAAAGTTTTTGCCATAGATTTTGATGAAAAAGCAGTAAGAGTGAGTAGGGCGTTAAACTTAATCGCAGGCGATGGGCAAACCAATGTCTTGCATTTAAACACGCTTGATTATGAACGCTGGAGTGAAAATTACCACAACCCCACTTGGATAGATGCCTATAATGATGGCTGGAAAAATATCCGCAAATTTTTAAAAAATCAAAAAAGCGAAATCATCAAAGATAAAAGCGTTTATGATTGTAGGGATTTTAGCTTTGATATTTTAATGGCTAACCCTCCCTTTGCAGGCGATATTAAAGAAAGCCGCATTTTAGCCAAATACGAACTCTCTTTAAAAAGCAACAATAAAGGCAAAGTAACAAACGCCTCTAAAATGGGGCGAGATATTTTATTTATTGAAAGGAATTTGAGCTTTTTAAAAGCAGGGGGTAGAATGGCTATTGTCTTACCCCAAGGGCGTTTCAATAATAGCAGTGATAGAGCTTTGCGAGATTTTATTTCTAAACACGCCAGAATTTTAGCTGTCATAGGCTTACACCAAAATGTCTTCAAACCCCATACCGGCACTAAAACTTCCGTGCTTTTCTTGCAAAAATGGCATGAGACTCTTTGCCCTTATAAAGAAGATTACAACATTTTCTTTGCCACCATGCAAGAGCCTAGCAAGGACAATTCTGGCGATAAGATTTATGAAACCTTTCCTTGTGTGCATTATTTCAAAGATAATAAAACGCATAAATACCATTTAAACGACTTTTTAAAAGAGTTTCAAAGCGTAGAAAACGCCCCATGTTTTTATCAAAAAAGCAAAAATGAAGAAACCACCTGTATAAGCATAGAAGAATACAACGCCCTAAGCACAGAGGATAAAAAGCCCTACCTTAAAAAACAAGCCATTTTTAACCCGGTTGAACCCTTGCTTGATACGCATGGGCATTTAATCGTTAAGCACGATTTGTTTAACCATGACGGCTTAACAAAAGATGGCATAGCCGAGGCGTTTCTAGCTTTTGCTAAGAATGAGGGGCTATCCTTTGCCCCAAAGCAACAACCCCTAAAAAGTCTTAACGATTTTTTAGGGGGTAATTTAGAGATAAGCGTTTTAAATCTGTCCGCCGTCTTAAAAGATAATAATAGTTTTAGGTTTGATAGTGAGTATTTTAAAAGGGAGTATTTAGAGAATTTAAAAAAATTACTCTCAACCCCACACACAATCTTAAATCATCACATTTCACATATGAGCGGTGGGGCAACGCCACTAGGGGCAAATTATCATAAGCAAGGTATCCCTTTTTTAAGGGTGCAAAATATTATGGAAAATTATTTTAGCCTTACAGATATAGTCTATATTGACACAGAACAAGAAAATGAGCTTAAAAGAAGCCGTTTAAAACATAAAGATGTGTTATTTACCATTACAGGAAGTTATGGCAAAAGTGCGGTTGTCCCCCTTGAATTAGAAAACGCCAACATTAACCAACATTCCGTAAAAATCACCCTTAAAGAAAGCTTGAACCCTTATTTTTTAGCCACTTTTTTAAATTCTAAATTTGGTAAATTACAAACCGATAAAAATATCATAGGGGTTACACGCCCAGCCCTTGATTATTCTGTGATTAAAAAATTTATTATCCCCACATTTTCAAGTCTTTTTGAAACCAAAATACAAGACCTAGTTAAACAAAGCGAAGTTTTTAACCAACAAAGCAAGAACGCCTATAAACTAGCCTTAGATTTGCTTTTAAAGGAGCTAGATTGTAAAGATTTCAAACCGAGTGAGAATAATATTTCTATCAAATCCTTTAAGGAGAGTTTTCGTTCCTCAGGGCGTTTAGATGCCGAGTATTATTTAGAAAAATACGAGCAATACGAAAAATTAGTTTATTCTTATTGTAATGGAGCAAAAATTCTTAGTGAGATTTGTGATTATAAAGACCCCACAGACACCCCTAAAAAAGGCGTATCTTATAAATATATTGAACTATCTAACATCGGTAATTGTGGGGACATCTTAGGGCATACCCTAGATTTGGGCGAAAATCTACCTTCAAGGGCTAAAATCCAAGTTGACACAAATGAAGTTATCGTTAGCTCTATTGAAGGTAGTTTATCATCGTGTGCTTTGATTACGCCTAGTTACAATAAAGCTTTTTGTTCTAATGGTTTTCATGTGATTAAATCAAGCGTGATTAATTCTGAAACTTTGCTTGTGCTTTTCAAATCAGTTTTATTTCAAAACCTTTTAAGGCAAAATTGCTCTGGGACAATTTTAACAGCTATCAGTAAAGAAAATTTTAAAAACTTACCCATACCCTTAATTGATAAAAACACCCAACAACAAATCGCTACGCATGTTGCAAAAAGCTTCACCTTAAAAGAAAAGGCTCAAAATTCCCTAGATTTAGCCAAGCGTAGCGTAGAGATCGCCATAGAAAGGAGCGAACAACACGCCCTAGAGTTCTTAAGAAAAAGCCTTGAAGATTAA